The proteins below come from a single Elgaria multicarinata webbii isolate HBS135686 ecotype San Diego chromosome 11, rElgMul1.1.pri, whole genome shotgun sequence genomic window:
- the LOC134405316 gene encoding olfactory receptor 6F1-like — protein MEKVKWVNKTTITEFILLGFGNLQKLQMPLFLLFLLVYIVTVAGNITIVSLVATNRQLQTPMYFFLGNLSCLEICYSSTILPRMLTSVFGRDNAVTFNGCLIQLYCFGFLATVECYLLAVMAYDRYLAICKPLHYVIIMNARVTIQLAASSWLCPIIVLAVVILLISELTFCGPNEIDHFFCDLNPVIHLSCSDVKLVTLAIFIIACIDTFPPFLLTLTSYVFIITTILRIPSTNGKQKAFSTCSSHLTVVTLFYGALIMAYVLPKTDSLRDLKKIISIFYTVLTPLANPIIYTLRNKEVKDSLIKAFESEQVS, from the coding sequence ATGGAGAAAGTGAAATGGGTCAACAAGACGACCATCACAGAATTCATTCTTCTGGGATTTGGAAACCTTCAAAAGCTGCAGATGCCTCTCtttctgttgtttcttcttgtctaCATTGTGACTGTAGCTGGGAACATCACCATAGTTTCCTTAGTTGCAACCAACAGACAACTTCAAACTCCCATGTACTTCTTCTTGGGAAACTTGTCCTGCCTAGAGATCTGTTACAGCTCAACTATCCTGCCGAGGATGCTGACAAGTGTCTTTGGTAGAGACAATGCAGTGACATTCAATGGATGCCTTATACAACTCTATTGCTTTGGCTTTTTGGCAACTGTGGAATGTTATCTTTTGGCTGTGATGGCATATGATCGATACCTAGCCATATGCAAACCATTGCACTATGTAATTATTATGAATGCAAGAGTAACCATTCAATTGGCAGCAAGCTCTTGGTTATGCCCCATTATTGTTCTGGCTGTAGTTATACTGTTAATCTCAGAATTGACATTTTGTGGCCCCAATGAAATTGACCACTTTTTCTGTGATCTCAATCCAGTGATTCATCTCTCTTGCTCAGATGTCAAACTGGTCACATTGGCAATCTTCATAATAGCTTGCATAGatactttccccccatttctacTTACGCTGACATCTTATGTATTTATCATTACCACCATCCTGAGGATCCCATCCACCAACGGTAAGCAAAAAGCATTTTCAACATGCTCCTCTCATCTTACTGTAGTGACACTTTTCTATGGGGCCCTAATTATGGCATATGTCTTACCCAAAACTGACAGCCTGAGGGATCTAAAGAAAATAATCTCCATTTTTTACACTGTGTTAACTCCCCTGGCCAATCCTATCATATACACCTTGAGAAACAAGGAGGTGAAAGATTCCCTGATAAAAGCCTTTGAAAGTGAACAGGTCTCCTAG
- the LOC134405318 gene encoding olfactory receptor 6C4-like, which yields MEKCSAYLQEGENGGFRKLQTSQPAMNIRPNSSTENSLNYPEEHHMDNPEWLNQTVVKEFILLGFGNIHEFQILLFLVFLVIYLVTMVGNLLIVVLVTLDQHLHTPMYFFLVNLSCLEMCYISTILPRMLDSFLTGNQSMLVMSCFTQLYFFGGLATAEFYLLAAMSYDRYLAICKPLHYVTLMDVRSCLQLSISSWIIGFLVDSLTTYFMTQLIFCGPNIIDHFFCDFTPLLQLACNDSVNNTQLLIFIVSSVCGLPPFILTLMSYGYIIETILRIPSSVGRKKAFSTCSSHLIVVTLFYGTIVIVYGLPKNSTLRGLNKAISVIYTVLTPLVNPFVYSLKNKDIKHALSKAARHFVG from the exons ATGGAGAAATGCTCTGCCTATCTTCAAGAAGGGGAAAACGGTGGATTTAGGAAACTACAGACCAGCCAGCCTGCCATGAACATCAGGCCAAATTCTTCAACAGAGAA TTCCTTGAACTACCCTGAAGAGCATCACATGGATAATCCAGAATGGTTGAATCAAACAGTTGTCAAAGAATTCATCCTCCTGGGATTTGGCAATATCCATGAATTTCAGATCCTTCTCTTCCTGGTATTTCTAGTAATCTACCTTGTGACCATGGTGGGGAACCTTCTGATTGTTGTCTTAGTTACACTTGATCAGCACCTTCACACTCCTATGTATTTCTTCCTGGTGAATTTGTCTTGCTTAGAGATGTGCTATATCTCAACCATTTTGCCCAGGATGCTGGATAGTTTCTTAACTGGGAACCAGTCTATGTTAGTGATGTCTTGTTTCACACAACTATATTTCTTTGGGGGCTTGGCTACTGCAGAATTCTATCTCCTTGCAGCCATGTCTTATGATCGGTATCTAGCAATATGCAAACCACTGCATTATGTGACCCTGATGGATGTCAGATCCTGCCTGCAGCTCTCAATTAGTTCTTGGATCATTGGATTCCTGGTTGACTCTCTAACCACCTATTTTATGACACAGTTAATATTTTGTGGACCTAACATAATTGACCATTTTTTCTGTGATTTTACACCACTACTTCAACTCGCCTGCAATGATAGTGTCAACAACACACAACTACTGATATTTATTGTGTCTTCTGTATGTGGACTACCACCATTTATTTTAACCCTTATGTCCTATGGCTACATCATAGAAACCATTCTCAGAATCCCATCCTCAGTAGGAAGGAAGAAGGCCTTTTCCACCTGCTCATCACATCTCATTGTGGTTACACTCTTTTATGGGACCATAGTCATTGTGTATGGTTTACCGAAAAACAGTACACTTAGGGGGCTAAACAAAGCCATTTCTGTAATCTACACTGTCTTGACTCCATTGGTGAATCCTTTTGTATACAGTCTGAAAAATAAAGACATTAAACATGCTTTGAGCAAAGCTGCCAGACATTTTGTTGGTTGA
- the LOC134405317 gene encoding olfactory receptor 11L1-like, which produces MEDKEWNNQTTVKEFILLGFGNVHEFQTLLFLVFLVIYLVTMVGNLLIVILVAADQHLHTPMYFFLVNLSCLELCYSSTILLRMLNSFVTKNQSMSVKLCFTQLYFFGGLATAECYLLAAMSYDRYLAICKPLHYVILMDVRSCLQLASASWVIGFLVNSLTMSLVTHLVFCGPNEIDHFFCDFTPLLKLSCSNTLRVQLLIFILSALFGLVPFILTLMSYSSIIRNILRIPSTVGRKKAFSICSSHLIVVTLFYGTIVIVYVLPKNSTLRELNKAFSVIYTVLTPLVNPFVYSLRNKDIKHALSKAVRHFID; this is translated from the coding sequence ATGGAGGATAAAGAATGGAACAATCAAACAACAGTAAAAGAATTCATCCTCCTTGGATTTGGAAATGTCCATGAGTTCCAAACTCTTCTCTTCCTGGTGTTTCTAGTGATCTATCTTGTGACCATGGTGGGGAACTTGCTTATTGTCATCTTAGTTGCAGCTGATCAGCATCTTCACACCCCTATGTACTTCTTCCTGGTGAATCTGTCTTGCTTAGAGTTGTGCTATAGCTCAACCATTTTGCTCAGAATGCTGAACAGTTTTGTAACCAAGAACCAGTCTATGTCGGTCAAGTTATGTTTCACACAACTCTATTTCTTTGGTGGCTTAGCTACAGCAGAATGTTATCTCCTTGCTGCCATGTCTTATGACCggtatttagcaatatgtaaacCACTGCATTATGTGATCCTAATGGATGTCAGGTCCTGTCTGCAGCTAGCAAGTGCTTCCTGGGTAATTGGGTTCCTCGTTAACTCCCTAACAATGTCTTTAGTAACACACTTAGTATTCTGTGGACCTAATGAAATTGACCACTTCTTCTGTGATTTTACCCCACTACTTAAACTGTCCTGCAGCAATACCTTAAGAGTACAGCTGTTGATATTCATTCTGTCAGCTCTCTTTGGATTGGTCCCTTTTATTTTAACCCTCATGTCCTATAGCTCTATCATAAGAAACATTCTAAGGATCCCATCGACTGTTGGAAGGAAAAAAGCATTTTCCATCTGCTCTTCCCATCTTATTGTGGTTACACTCTTTTATGGAACTATAGTAATTGTATATGTGTTGCCAAAAAACAGCACACTGAGGGAACTTAACAAGGCCTTCTCTGTCATCTACACTGTTTTGACTCCACTGGTGAATCCTTTTGTGTACAGCCTGAGAAATAAAGACATTAAACATGCTTTGAGCAAAGCTGTCAGACATTTTATTGACTGA